The nucleotide sequence TCGGGGGTCGACGCCGAAACAAGACGCGCGTCGGGACGGACGGAGCCCATCATCGCCTCCGCCTCGCGGCGCACGCTCGCGTCGGTGAGCGTGGCGAGGGGCTCGCCGGCGACCACCGACAGGTCGAAGCCGTCCGCAGCGGCCAGGGCCGCAGCATCCGCGACGGCATCGAGCTGCTTCTGCGCGAGATACAGGCTCGTCGCGGCCGTGCACACCAGGATCACCGCGATCGCAAGCACGGCGTAGCCGAGCGTGAGAATGAGGACGCTGCCCTCGTCGTCGGCATCGTGCGCCTCGGTGCGCGCGGCACGGGCGCGGCGCACGCGCGCGATCACCGTTCGCTCCAGAAGCGGGAGACCTTGTGTGCGGCCGAGGCATCGATGGGGATCGCGGCGATGCTGTCGAGATCGAGCACCGGCGGCACGAGCGGCAGGGTGACCGACGTGCGGACGCTCACGTGCAGAGTCGCGCCGGCCCTCGGGCACGCGGCGCCGGATGGCGTGCAGTCGAACGAGAGGTCGACGTCGTCGAGTCCGTACTCCTGCGACACCGCCGCCAGCACGGCGTCCGCCCGGGCACGGGCGTCATCGGCGTCGCTTGCCGTCGACACGGCACGTGCGACGTGGCGTGCTGCGGCCTCCGCTCCCAGGCTCTGCCCCTGGATGAGCCCGAGCGCGACGACCAGGTAGACGAGAGGTACGAGCAGGACGAGCCCGACGAGGATGAACTCGAGCGCCGCGGAGCCGCGGTCGCCGAGCGGGTCCGTGGGAGGAGCGTCAGTCGAAGGATTCGACGGGTGCATGTGCCGTCACCTCCAGTCCCCGCGCCGCCCCGAGCAGGCCGACCAGCGGCAGCGTCGTCCGGACGCGCACCTCGACCGTCTGCTGACCGAGCGACGCCGTCTCGTGTGCGGTGACATCGGTGGTGTACTCGGCGCCGATGGTGCGATCCACGATGTCACGCGTACGCTGAGCGCCGTCGGCGAGCGTCGTGTCGGCGAGGGCGGCGTGGTACGCGCCCTCGACCGCGGCGTCGTGGACGACATTGCGGACGTACACCGCGAGGCCGAACTGCAGCACGCCCAGCGTGAGGACGGTGAGGAGCGCGCCGACGAGGATGAACTCGACAGGACTGGCCCCGGCGTCGTCTCGGAGATCCGCCACGAGTCGGGTCCGCATGCCCGACCTCGCGCGGGCCAGGACGACGCGCACGGCGTCAGAGTCCGGAGACGCGGCTGATCGCCTGCTCGAACAGATCGGCAAGCGCAGGACCGGCCATCGCCCAGATCACGACGACGAGTCCCGCGGTCATCAGAGTGATGAGGACCCAGCCGGGCACGTCGCCCCGCTCGTCGTCGGCGAGGTCGCGCGCCCCCGCGTGAAGTCGAGCGGTGAGGCGCAGCATCCGTTCTTTCATCATTTCTCCTTCCGGCCGTCAGCCGAGTCCGAGTCGAAGCATGAAGATCCCCGGGAACACCGCGAACAGCACGCTGAGCGGCAGGATCAGGAAAACCAGGGGGAAGAGCATGTAGATCTCTTTCCGGCCCGCGCGCTCGATGAGCGTGCGCTTGGCGTCCTCGCGAGCGTCGATCGCCTGCGCCTGCAGAACGTGCGCGAGCGGGGCGCCGCGCTCGATCGCTGCCACCAGCTGGTCGATCGCGCGGGTGAGCGCAGGGATCTCGAGGCCCGCGGCCAGGCGCGTGAGCGATTCCGACAGCGGTGAGCCGGTGCCTACCGCCACCACGACGCCGCGCAGCTCGGCGGTGAGCTCCCCCGCACCGACATCGCTGACGCGACGCAGCGAGTCGAGGATCCCCTCACCCGCCGACAGGCAGAGCGCGAGGAACTCGAGCACGGTCGGCAGCTCTTCCTCGATGCGCGCCGCTCGCGCCCGTGCCGCGCGCGTGAGCCACGCGTCGTACGCGATCGCTGCTGCCACGGCGGCGACCGGTGGGAGCAGTGCGAGAACGGGCGACCCGCGCCCGGCGAGAACGAGCGCGACGACGACTCCGCCGCCGATCGCGAGGCCCGCGATCGCCCAGGCGAGCTGCCGGCCGCGGAAGCGCGCCGCGTCGATCGCCCAGGCCGCCTGGTGCAGCCGCCGCGTGAGCACCGCATCACCACCGGCGAGCCGGGCGAGGCGCCGCCGTGCGAACGCCGACCACGCGAACGGCGAACTCCCGCCGGCGGAGTCAGTCACGTCGAGGCCCCGCGGATCGGTGACATCGCGGATGTACGGCGCGATCCGCCGCGCCAGGCTGGGCGCGCCCCACCGCGGCGCAAGCGAGATCAGCAGACAGACGCCGACGCCCAGCGCCGTGCCGAGGACGACGGCGTACGCGACATCCCCCATCGCGAACCCGATCATCCGAACCACCGCCGCGGCTCGGGAAGGCGGCCGAGCCGGATCATGAGCCGGTAGGCGACGAGCGACACCGCCGCACCGACGAGGATGAGCGCGATCCCTCCGGGGCTGCCGTAGGCACGCGCACCTTCGGGCCGCATCGCGAGCATCGCGAGGATCACCCACGGCGCGATCACGCCGAGCACGGCCGCCCCGCGGATCCACGATTGGCGGGACTCCACCTCGGCACGCAGCGCCGCGTCCGCCCGCACCGACGACGCGAGGGCCCGCAAGACCGTCGTGAGCTCCGTGCCGCCGACCTGTCGCGCCATGCGGAGAGTCTCGACGATGCGATCGGCGACCGGGTCGGCCAGGCCGGTCTTGAGCCTCTGGATGCTGGAATCGAAGTGCCCCGAGGCCGCCATGTCGCGGGCGAAGGCCGCGAACGCGGGCCTGAGCTCGGAGGGCGCGGAGTCGGCGAGGGTCGCGACCGCGTCGGGCAGCGACATCCCCGCCCGCACCGAGGCGATGAGCAGATCGCACACGTCTGGCCAGAGTCCGCGCCGCGAGCGCAGCAGCTTCGAGCGGCGCGCCCGCAGCCATGTGAACGGCGCCAGCGCACCGGCGACGGCGGCGACCAGAGCGAGGGCGGCGACCGGAGCGACGAGCCACGCCACCGCAGCCGCGACCGCGCCGCACACGCCTGCCACAACGACGATCGCCGGCACCGAGACGCGTGACATGCCCGCGTCTTCGAGCAGGCGCGCAATCCGCCCGCGCCGTGCGACGCCCGGGCGGCGGGATCCTGCGGGCCAGAGCCACGGCGAGAGAATCAACAACAGCCCGGCTGCGAGCACCGCGCCCCATACGAAGGTCACGCGGACACCGTCCGATACAGCGTGTGCGCGGTGATGACGCCGCCCGCGACCCCGGTCGGCGTGACGATCTCGACCACTCGCCGCGCTCCGCTCGCGTCGCGCTCGCAATGCGCGACCAGATCCACGGATGCTGCCACCGCCGGCTGCACGAAGCTCGCGTCGATGTTGCGCCCGGCCAGCAGCGGCAGCGCGGCGAGCTTGGCCAGCGCCTCTCGTGCCGAATTGGCGTGGATCGTCGCCGCCCCGGGGACGCCGGTGTTGAGCGCGAGCAGTAGGTCCAGCGCCTCGGCGTCGCGCACCTCGCCCACGACCAGGCGGTCGGGACGCATACGCAGCGCCTCCTTCACCAGGCGCCGGAGCGTCACCTCGCCGGTGCCTTCGAGACTCGGCTGGCGGCCCTGCAAGGCGACGAGATCGGACGCCGCGACCGCGAGTTCGAATGTCTCCTCCACGGTCACGATCCGGTGCTCGGGCGGACACGCCGCGATGAGCGCGCCGAGCAGCGTCGTCTTGCCCGCGTGCGTCGAGCCCGACACCAGGACCGACTGCCCGGCGACCATCGCGTCGCGCAGCAGCGTCGCCGCCTCCGGTGCGATCGAGCCGGCGGCGACCAGCCGTCCGAGATCGCGGTACGCAGGAAGGAACTTGCGGATGTTCACCGCCCAGTGCCGGCGAGTGATGTCCGGGATGACGACATGGAGCCGGCTGCCGTCCGGCAGCGACGCGTCGACGAACGGCTGACTCAGATCGACACGACGGCCGCTGGACTGCAGCATCCGTTCCACCAGATCGCGCACCGCGGTGTCGGTGAGCATGAGCGGCGTGCGCTCGGGCACTCCCCCGCGGGCCACGAAGATGCGGTCGGGGGCGTTGATCCACACCTCTTCGACCGTCGGATCGTCGAGGTACGCCTGCAACGGCCCGAAGCCGGACACCGCGGCGAGCACCTCGCGCACGCACGCCGTCTCGTCGTCGACGGGCGCGAGTCCGCGGGCCAGGGCGAAATCGTTGTGCCGGCGCACCTCGGCGCGGGCGACCTGCGCCGCGAACTCGGGATCGCGGGTCGGATCCGAGCGCTCCGCCAGGAGGCGCTCACGCACGCGCTCCGCCACGACGGTCGCGACGGGAGCGGCGGGGGAAGTCACGTCAGCATCCTGCCAATTGGCTGCGGAGCCGGCCGAAAGTTATCCACAGATGCGCGGGACGCGCTCGAGAGGCAGGATGGAGGAACCGACGAAGGGACGAAGATGACGAAGACGGAGATGACCCCTGCGGCGAAGGCGGGACTCGGCGTGCTCGGCATCGTGCAGGTCGTGTTCGCGTTCCTCGCGTTTTGGGATCTGGCACACCGCGACGCCGACGAAGTGCGCGGACCCAAGGTCGCATGGATCCCCGCGATCCTCGTGAACTGGATCGGCCCCGCGAGCTACTTCCTCTTCGGCATCCGCCGCTGATTCCTCCCCCGTGTCGACGGGGGCGCCAGCCCCACAGCCGACCCTCAGTCGCCTCAGTAGACTGAGAGCCTCGCGGGAGTGGTGAAATTGGCAGACACGCAGGATTTAGGTTCCTGTGCCTCCGGGCGTGTGGGTTCAAGTCCCACCTTCCGCACGCGAGTTCTCGCATCATCCGCCGACTGACGACGGGACAACCATCGTGCACGCTGTTCCCACCGCCCTGATCCCCTGGCTGGATCCGGCCGCCATCATCGGATGGGCCGGTCCGTGGGCCCTCGTCGTGGTGTGCTTCATCGTCTTCGCCGAGACCGGCCTGCTCGTCGGGTTCCTCCTCCCCGGCGACACACTCCTCGTCATCTCGGGACTGCTGTCGCACCCTCAGCCGTACGCGCCGCACGGTGTGTTCGGCCTCAGCGTGTGGTGGGTGGCGCTCCTCATCGGGCTTGCCGCGTTCGTCGGTGGCGAAGTCGGCTACTACATCGGTCACAAGGGCGGTCCGGCGGTCTTCGAGAAGAAGGAGTCCGGGCTCTTCAGCGTCAAGAACGTCGAGCGCACCAACGCGTTCTTCGAGCGCTTCGGCGGCCTGACGATCATCCTCGCCCGGTTCGTGCCGATCGTCCGCACGTTCGCCCCTGTCGCCGCGGGCATCGGCCACATGAACAAGTGGAAGTACACGCTCTACAACTTCACAGGCGCCGTCCTGTGGGGCTTCGGGCTCACGATGTTCGGCTACGCCATCGGATTCATCCCGCCTGTCGCAGAGTTCGTCGAGAACTACATCGACCTGATCCTGCTCGCTGCGGTGGGTGGCACTGCCGTCGTGACGCTGTGGCACTACCTCCGCGAGCGCAGCAAGGCGAAGAAGGCCGCCGCGGCCGGTGAGGACGTCGTCACCGACCATGCCGAGGCCGAGGCGCTCGTGCTCGACCCCGAGGTGTTCGAGCGCGGACCCGAGCACGGCGACGCTCCGAAGGCGTGAGCTCAGGGGTGTTCAGGCGGTCAGGACGCCTTCTTCTTCTTCGCTGCGGGCTTCTTGGCGGATGCCTTGGCCTCGGCCCTCGCCGGGGCGGCAGCATCCGTCTTTCCTGACGTCGTCTTCGCGCCGCCCTCGCGGGCCGCACGCGACTTCTCGACGCTCGCGCGGAGGGCGGCCATGAGGTCGATGACCTCGCCGCCCACCTCCTCTTCCTCCTGCTCGCCGAACGTCTCGGACGTGTCGACCGCGTCGCCCTTTTCGAGCTTGGCCTCGATGAGGGTGCGCAGCTCCTCCTGGTACTCGTCCTTGAACTCCTCGGGATCGAAGTCGCTCGAGAAGCTCTCGACGAGGGACGCCGACAGCTCCAGCTCCTTCGCCGAGATGCGCACCGACTCGTCCAGCGAGGGGAACGCGGCCTCTCGCACCTCGTCGGACCACAGCAGCGTCTGCAGCACCAGTACGTCAGAACGCACCCTGAGCGCCGCGAGCCTGGTCTTCTGCCGCAGCGAGAATCGCACGATCGCCGTGCGGTCGGTCTGCTCGAGCGTCTTGCGCAGGAGCACGTAGGCCTTGGGCGAGGCCGAGTCGGGCTCGAGGTAGTACGCACGGTCGAGCGTCAGCAGATCGATCTGCTCGCTCGGCACGAACTCTACGACGTCGATCTCGCGACTGCGCTCAGCCGGGAGCGACTCGAGGTCCTCCTTTGTCAGCACCACGGTCTTCTCGCCGTCGTCGTAGGCCTTGTCGATGTCGAAGTACGGCACGACTTCACCGTCGATCTCGCAGATCCGCTGGTAGCGGATGCGCCCGCCGTCCTTGTTGTGCACCTGATGCAAGGAGACGTCGTGGTCCTCGGTCGCCGAATACACCTTCACCGGCACGTTGACGAGCCCGAACGTCAGTGCACCCTTCCAGATCGCTCTCACCCCACCAGTGAACACCAGGGCGCCGACACGCGGCCACCCCTTGCGCGCCGCGGCGCCGATACTCTGAGCCCATGGCGGGCGACGAGCAGCTGGTGCGCATCGGCGGGCGCCGCCTGCGCATCACGAATCTCGAGAAAGTGCTCTACCCCGAGACCGGCACCACCAAGGGCGAGGTGATCGACTACTACTCGCGCATCGCCGAGGCGCTGATCCCCCACGTAGTCGGACGCCCCGTCACCCGCAAGCGGTGGCCCGACGGCGTCGGCACGGCGGACGATCCCGGCATGGTCTTCTTCGCGAAGGACCTCGAACGGGGCGCGCCCTCATGGGTGCGGCGGATGCCGATCCCCCACTCCACCGGTACCAAGGAGTACCCGCTGGTCGGCGACGTGCCGACGCTCGTCTACCTCGCGCAGGTCGCGAGCCTCGAGCTGCACGTGCCTCAGTGGCGATTCGATGCGGGAGGCGGCCGAGGCCCTGCCGATCGGCTCGTGCTCGACCTCGACCCGGGTCCGGATGCCGGCCTCGCCGAGTGCGCGGTGGTGGCCGGCTGGGCGCGTGAGATCCTCCTCGACATGGGGCTGGAGCCGTACCCGGTCACCAGCGGCAGCAAGGGCATCCACCTCTACACAGCGCTGCCGCCCGGACAGTCCACCGAGCAGGCATCGGCGCTCGCGAACGAGCTCGCCCGCGCGATCGAGGCCGATCACAAGGACCTCGTCGTCAGCAGCATGAAGAAGACCGAGCGACACGGGAAGGTGCTCATCGACTGGAGCCAGAACAACGGATCGAAGACGACGATTGCGCCCTACTCGTTGCGCGGTCGCCCGCATCCGACGGTCGCCGCGCCGCGCACGTGGGACGAGCTCGATGACCCGGGGCTGCGCCACCTCGAATTCACCGAAGTGCTCGATCGCGCCGAGACCATCGGCGACCCGATGGCCGCACTCGGCTTCCACGCCGGCGGTCGAGACGCGGAGTCCGGCCCGCTGTCGGCGTACATCTCCAAGCGCAGTGCCGACCGCACCCCGGAGCCGGTGCCTGCGAACCCCCTGGGGGCCACGCCTCACGGGGAGCTTCCCCGCTTCGTCATCCAGGAGCATCACGCGACCGCCCTGCACTGGGACTTCCGCCTCGAGCACGACGGCGTACTGGTGAGCTGGGCCGTGCCGCGGGGCGTGCCCCACTCGTATAAGCGCAACAACCTCGCCATCATGACCGAGGACCACCCCATGGAGTACGCCACGTTCGAGGGCACGATCCCGGCGGGCGAATACGGCGGAGGCACCGTCACGATCTGGGACGACGGCCGCTACGAGCTGGAGAAGTGGCGTGACGACGAGGTCATCGCGACCCTGGAGGGCCGTCCGGGCGGGCCGCTCGGACGCGTGCGGCTGGCTCTGATCCGCACCGCCGGCGAAGGAGAGAAGTCCAGCTGGCTCCTGCATCGGATGAAGACGGATGCTGCGGGCCGCCCGCAGCCGGAGGGCACCGTCGTCGAGCCCAGCCCGCAGGCTGACGCCCCGCGGCAGGCCGGCGTCCGCCTTCGACGCGCCAGCCACGACCCGACTGAGAAGCCCGGCCGCAGCTCGGAGTCGTCGCCGAACCTCGACACGCTGCGCCCGATGCTCGCGACCGCGGCCGATCCGGTGCGCGCGCGCCAGGACGCCCGGCGCTGGGGTGAGCCGGCGTGGGTGGAGATGAAGTGGGACGGCATCCGCGCGGTCGGAGCCTGGGACGGGCAGCTCCTGCGCCTGTTCGCCCGCAGCGGCAACGAGGTCACGCACCGGTACCCGGAGCTGACGGCGGTCGACGCGGGGCTGGGCGCCGAGCCGTGCGTCCTCGACGGCGAGCTCGTCGCCCTCGAACCCGACGGACGGCCGAGCTTCCCGCTCCTGCAGACGCGGATGAACCTCGAGCACACGGGAGACATCGCCCGCGTGGCGCGGCGGACGCCCGTCCGCTACTACCTCTTCGATGTGCTCGCCCACGACGGCGAAGACCTCACCGCCCTGCCGCTGCACGAGCGACGGGACGTGCTGGAATCGGTGGCCGCTGCATCCGTCGAATCGATCACCGTTCCGCCCGTCTTCGACGATGTCGACGCGGCGCTCGACACGAGTGTGCAGCTGCGCCTGGAAGGGATCGTGGTCAAGGATCCAGCCTCGCGCTACCTGCGGGGGGCACGGTCGGAGTCCTGGCTCAAGGTGAAGAATACGCGCACCCAGGAGGTCGTGATCGCAGGCATCCGGCCCGGGAAAGGCGGGCGCAGCAGCACGTTCGGGTCGCTCTTGCTCGGCATTCCCGGAAGCGACGGGCTGCAGTACGCGGGCCGAGTGGGCAGCGGCTTCAGTGACTCCACGCTCGCCGTGCTGCTGAAGAAGCTGACGCCGCTGCGCACCGACGAGAACCCCCTGGTCGGCGTGCCGGCTCCCGACGCGCGTGACGCCCTCTGGGTGCGGCCCGAGCTCGTCGGCGAGGTCGAGTATGGCGAGTTCACGCCCGCCGGCATCCTGCGCCACCCGCGCTGGCGCGGCCTGCGGCCCGACAAGTCCCCTGCCGAGGTCCGGCGCGAGGACTGATGCCTCGCTAGGCGTGGGCTTCGTGCTCCACGTGTCCGGCCGGTTCGAGCTGGAACGTCGAGTGCTCCACGTCGAAGTGATCCGACAGACACGTCTGAAGGGTGCTGAGGATGCCGCCCGCGCGGCCGTCGGCGAGCGCGGCGTCGTCCACCACGACATGCGCGGTGAACACCGGCGCTCCGCGCGTGAGCTGCCACACATGCACGTCGTGCACGTCGACCACCCCGGGTGCGGCGAGGATGTGCTCGCGGATCTCCCTGACGTGCGTGCCTTTGGGCGCCGACTCGGCCAGCACCGAGCCAACCTCACGCAGCAGCCCGATCGCCCGCGGTATGATCATCGCGGCGATGAACAGCGAGGCGATGGCGTCGGCCTGGTACCACCCCGTCGTGACGATGACGAGCGCGGCGACGATCACCGCCGCCGAGCCGATGAGGTCGCCGAGCACTTCCAGATAGGCGCCGCGCACGTTGATGCTGCGCCGCTGCGCGGAGCTGAGCAGCCACATCGCCACGCCGTTCGCCACCAGTCCGACGATCGCGACGACGAGCATGAGACCGCCGGCGACCTCGGTCTCCCCCGGGCTCATCAGGCGCGAGATGCCTTCGAACGCGACCCACCCCGACAGCACGATCAGGATGACGCCGTTGATCAACGCACCGAACACCTCGGCACGCTGATACCCGAAGGTCCGGCGGTCGTTCGCGGGCCTGGCCGCGACGGTGCTCGCAATGAGGGCGATCACGAGGGCCGCAGCATCCGTGAACATGTGCGCCGCGTCGGCGAGGAGCGCGAGCGATCCCGACAGCACCGCGCCGCCGATCTGCACCACCATCACCGTGGCGGTGAGCGCGAACGAGATCGCGAGCAGGCGGCGGTTGCCCGCTCCTCGGATCCCGGTCGGCGCGTGGTCGTGCATGATCTCAGGCTAAGCCCCGCGTGAGGCGGGACAGGGCTGATCCGCCCAGTCGGGAATGAGTGTGATTCTCACTGTCGACTGCGGATGCCAGCCGGCCGCGGCGACGAACGGTGCGATGCCGGCGAGAGCCGTAAGGCTCGAAATCCTCACCTCCGCTCCGTCCGGCTGATACCGTCGCGCCGTGGAGGACGGCGTCGAGCCAGTGACCGATCGCCCCTGGCGACGCTCGGATGCGTTCGCCTATGCCCGTCATCGCATCGCGCGGGCGGTGCGTCCTCCGGTCGTGGTCACGCCGATCGGCACCGACGTGCGGATCCGGCGCGATGTCGAGGTGCCCATGCGCGACGGGACGCTCCTGCGGGCGAACCTCTACCTGCCGATGACCGGAGTCGCCGTGCCGTCGATCCTCTGCGCGCACCCCTACGGCAAGGACGCGCTCCCGCGACGCGCGGGCCGGCGCTACCGGATCAATCCGCAATTCCGCATCCTGCGCCAGACCGCGGCCGTGCACATCTCGGACGAGACCAGCTGGGAGGCCCCCGATCCGGCGTGGTGGGTGCCGCGGGGCTACGCCGTGGTCAACCTCGATGTGCGCGGCGCCGGCCGTTCGGACGGCGTGGGCTCGTTGATGAGCGACGCCGAGGCGGAAGACGTCTACGACGCGATCGAGTGGATCGCGGCGCAGGGCTGGTGCGACGGCGGGGTTGCGATGCTCGGCGTGTCGTACCTCGCGATCTCGCAGTACAAGGCGGCTGCCCTGCGTCCGCCGCATCTGCGTGCGATCGTGCCGTGGGAGGGCTTCACCGACGCGTACCGCGACTTCTTCTACCCCGGCGGAGTCCGAGAGATCGGATTCTCACGCCTGTGGACGACCCTCGTCCGCCGATCCGCGCGCATGTCGCCGGATCTGGGTCGAGAGGCCTCGGGGCGTCCCGACGACGACGCGTGGTGGCGCTCGCTGGCGCCCGATCTTGGCCGGATCGAGACGCCGATGCTCGTCTGCGGCAGCTTCTCGGACCACAACCTGCACTCTCGCGGCAGCTTCCGCGCCTTCGTCCTCGCCGGATCGACCCACCGCCACCTGTTCACCCACCGCGCCGGCAAATGGGCCGCGTTCTACGGGGATGAGGCCAAGGCGACGCAGCTCGCGTTCCTCGACACGCACCTGAGGGGTGTGGCGTCCGCGCTGCCGCGCGTGCGGTTGGAGGTGCGCGAGCGCGGCGATCTCATCCATGCCGTCCGCGCTGAGGAGCACTGGCCGCCCGCGACCCGGCCGCTGCTGCTCCACCTCTCTGACGGAGGTCGGCTGTCGACGTCGCCGGCGCCCGGCAGGTTCGTCTCGGTGGCCGGCCGACGACGCGCCGCGCGATTCTCGTGGGTGTTCCAGGGCGATGCCGAGGTCACCGGCGAGGCGCGCCTGCGGCTGTGGGTGAGCGCCGCGGTCGCCGGCCCGGTCTCGATCTTCGTCGGGCTCTCGAAATGGAGCGGTGGGCGATTCGTTCCGTTCGAAGGCTCGTACGGCTTCGGTCGGGACCTCGTCACGACCGGGCTTCGCCGGCTCGACGTGCGCACCACTCCCACGGAGGTCGAGATCGACTTCGCTCCGTCGGCGACGTTCTTCCGCGCAGGCGACGAACTGCGCATGCATGTCGCGGGCCGGCAGCTCTCTCCCCGAAATCCGCTGACGGGCGCTTTTCCCGCGCTCTACCGGTCCGGCGGGCGGGCCGCCTTCGCGCTGCATTCCGATCCCACCCGTCCACAGGTGCTCCACCTGCCGGTCGTGGAACGGGGTTGATCCCGCGTCAGAGGGCAGCGAGGAGGGTGGCGAGCGCGCCGAAGGCGCGGGACCGGTGGGATGCCGCGTTCTTCTCGTCCACCGTCCACTCGCCGACCGTCCGCTCGGCGCCGGGCTCCTGCCCGTCGGGCACGAAGATCGGGTCGTAGCCGAACCCGCCGGCACCCGATGGAGCCGTCGCGAGACGCCCCGGCCAGACCCCCTCGACCACGTGCTCCTTCACTGCTCCGTCCCCGGGCACGACGAGCGCGATCGTCGAGACGAACTGCGCGGTGCGGTGCGGGTCACCGATGTCGGAGAGCTGGTCGAGCAGCAGGTTCAGGTTGGCCGCGGCATCCTTCGCGTGTCCCGCCCAGTACGCCGAGAAGACGCCGGGAGATCCGCCCAGCACATCGACGCACACACCCGAATCGTCGGCGAGGGCGGGCAGCCCCGAGTGCTCAGCGGCGGCGCGCGCCTTGATGAGCGCGTTCTCGGCGAACGTGACGCCGTCCTCGATCGGCTCGGGCCCGTCGTACCCGACGACCTCGAAATCGGGGCGCGTCGCCGCGACGATCGCCTGGAACTCCTCGACCTTGTGCGGGTTGTGGGTCGCGAGGACGATCTGAGGCATCCGTCACTCCCCTGCGGGCCGCAGGGCCGCGAGCTGGTGGCTGCGCAGGTCGGCGCAACCGTTGACGCCGAGTTCCAGCAGCGCGT is from Microbacterium sp. LWH3-1.2 and encodes:
- a CDS encoding pilus assembly protein TadG-related protein, which codes for MIARVRRARAARTEAHDADDEGSVLILTLGYAVLAIAVILVCTAATSLYLAQKQLDAVADAAALAAADGFDLSVVAGEPLATLTDASVRREAEAMMGSVRPDARLVSASTPDGVSARVTVAAQWHPPIVTMFVPDGVALEATATSRTALR
- a CDS encoding TadE family protein, producing MHPSNPSTDAPPTDPLGDRGSAALEFILVGLVLLVPLVYLVVALGLIQGQSLGAEAAARHVARAVSTASDADDARARADAVLAAVSQEYGLDDVDLSFDCTPSGAACPRAGATLHVSVRTSVTLPLVPPVLDLDSIAAIPIDASAAHKVSRFWSER
- a CDS encoding DedA family protein, translating into MHAVPTALIPWLDPAAIIGWAGPWALVVVCFIVFAETGLLVGFLLPGDTLLVISGLLSHPQPYAPHGVFGLSVWWVALLIGLAAFVGGEVGYYIGHKGGPAVFEKKESGLFSVKNVERTNAFFERFGGLTIILARFVPIVRTFAPVAAGIGHMNKWKYTLYNFTGAVLWGFGLTMFGYAIGFIPPVAEFVENYIDLILLAAVGGTAVVTLWHYLRERSKAKKAAAAGEDVVTDHAEAEALVLDPEVFERGPEHGDAPKA
- a CDS encoding TadE/TadG family type IV pilus assembly protein — encoded protein: MRTRLVADLRDDAGASPVEFILVGALLTVLTLGVLQFGLAVYVRNVVHDAAVEGAYHAALADTTLADGAQRTRDIVDRTIGAEYTTDVTAHETASLGQQTVEVRVRTTLPLVGLLGAARGLEVTAHAPVESFD
- a CDS encoding ATP-dependent DNA ligase translates to MAGDEQLVRIGGRRLRITNLEKVLYPETGTTKGEVIDYYSRIAEALIPHVVGRPVTRKRWPDGVGTADDPGMVFFAKDLERGAPSWVRRMPIPHSTGTKEYPLVGDVPTLVYLAQVASLELHVPQWRFDAGGGRGPADRLVLDLDPGPDAGLAECAVVAGWAREILLDMGLEPYPVTSGSKGIHLYTALPPGQSTEQASALANELARAIEADHKDLVVSSMKKTERHGKVLIDWSQNNGSKTTIAPYSLRGRPHPTVAAPRTWDELDDPGLRHLEFTEVLDRAETIGDPMAALGFHAGGRDAESGPLSAYISKRSADRTPEPVPANPLGATPHGELPRFVIQEHHATALHWDFRLEHDGVLVSWAVPRGVPHSYKRNNLAIMTEDHPMEYATFEGTIPAGEYGGGTVTIWDDGRYELEKWRDDEVIATLEGRPGGPLGRVRLALIRTAGEGEKSSWLLHRMKTDAAGRPQPEGTVVEPSPQADAPRQAGVRLRRASHDPTEKPGRSSESSPNLDTLRPMLATAADPVRARQDARRWGEPAWVEMKWDGIRAVGAWDGQLLRLFARSGNEVTHRYPELTAVDAGLGAEPCVLDGELVALEPDGRPSFPLLQTRMNLEHTGDIARVARRTPVRYYLFDVLAHDGEDLTALPLHERRDVLESVAAASVESITVPPVFDDVDAALDTSVQLRLEGIVVKDPASRYLRGARSESWLKVKNTRTQEVVIAGIRPGKGGRSSTFGSLLLGIPGSDGLQYAGRVGSGFSDSTLAVLLKKLTPLRTDENPLVGVPAPDARDALWVRPELVGEVEYGEFTPAGILRHPRWRGLRPDKSPAEVRRED
- a CDS encoding Ku protein is translated as MRAIWKGALTFGLVNVPVKVYSATEDHDVSLHQVHNKDGGRIRYQRICEIDGEVVPYFDIDKAYDDGEKTVVLTKEDLESLPAERSREIDVVEFVPSEQIDLLTLDRAYYLEPDSASPKAYVLLRKTLEQTDRTAIVRFSLRQKTRLAALRVRSDVLVLQTLLWSDEVREAAFPSLDESVRISAKELELSASLVESFSSDFDPEEFKDEYQEELRTLIEAKLEKGDAVDTSETFGEQEEEEVGGEVIDLMAALRASVEKSRAAREGGAKTTSGKTDAAAPARAEAKASAKKPAAKKKKAS
- a CDS encoding type II secretion system F family protein gives rise to the protein MTFVWGAVLAAGLLLILSPWLWPAGSRRPGVARRGRIARLLEDAGMSRVSVPAIVVVAGVCGAVAAAVAWLVAPVAALALVAAVAGALAPFTWLRARRSKLLRSRRGLWPDVCDLLIASVRAGMSLPDAVATLADSAPSELRPAFAAFARDMAASGHFDSSIQRLKTGLADPVADRIVETLRMARQVGGTELTTVLRALASSVRADAALRAEVESRQSWIRGAAVLGVIAPWVILAMLAMRPEGARAYGSPGGIALILVGAAVSLVAYRLMIRLGRLPEPRRWFG
- a CDS encoding CpaF family protein — translated: MTSPAAPVATVVAERVRERLLAERSDPTRDPEFAAQVARAEVRRHNDFALARGLAPVDDETACVREVLAAVSGFGPLQAYLDDPTVEEVWINAPDRIFVARGGVPERTPLMLTDTAVRDLVERMLQSSGRRVDLSQPFVDASLPDGSRLHVVIPDITRRHWAVNIRKFLPAYRDLGRLVAAGSIAPEAATLLRDAMVAGQSVLVSGSTHAGKTTLLGALIAACPPEHRIVTVEETFELAVAASDLVALQGRQPSLEGTGEVTLRRLVKEALRMRPDRLVVGEVRDAEALDLLLALNTGVPGAATIHANSAREALAKLAALPLLAGRNIDASFVQPAVAASVDLVAHCERDASGARRVVEIVTPTGVAGGVITAHTLYRTVSA
- a CDS encoding type II secretion system F family protein; its protein translation is MIGFAMGDVAYAVVLGTALGVGVCLLISLAPRWGAPSLARRIAPYIRDVTDPRGLDVTDSAGGSSPFAWSAFARRRLARLAGGDAVLTRRLHQAAWAIDAARFRGRQLAWAIAGLAIGGGVVVALVLAGRGSPVLALLPPVAAVAAAIAYDAWLTRAARARAARIEEELPTVLEFLALCLSAGEGILDSLRRVSDVGAGELTAELRGVVVAVGTGSPLSESLTRLAAGLEIPALTRAIDQLVAAIERGAPLAHVLQAQAIDAREDAKRTLIERAGRKEIYMLFPLVFLILPLSVLFAVFPGIFMLRLGLG
- a CDS encoding PLDc N-terminal domain-containing protein, which encodes MTKTEMTPAAKAGLGVLGIVQVVFAFLAFWDLAHRDADEVRGPKVAWIPAILVNWIGPASYFLFGIRR